Proteins from one Xenopus tropicalis strain Nigerian chromosome 1, UCB_Xtro_10.0, whole genome shotgun sequence genomic window:
- the LOC100487329 gene encoding vomeronasal type-2 receptor 26, giving the protein MPGEISLQSLVASASASASASASASASASASASASASASASLDVWVVRANNHTLSFILLVSIKLSFLSVFLFLGRPVDITCMLRQTSFGITFSIAVSCVLAKTLMVCFAFKATKPGSPWRKWVGVKVAYCIVLSCSIIQILISVIWLTISPPFLELNFLSEPGQIIIQCNEGSAIGFYIVLSYMGLLASVSFIVAFLARSLPDSFNEAKYI; this is encoded by the exons atgccag GGGAGATCTCTCTACAAAGTCTTGtagcctctgcctctgcctctgcctctgcctctgcctccgCCTCCGCCTCCGCCTCCGCCTCCGCCTCCGCCTCCGCCTCCGCCTCCGCCTCCCTAGATGTGTGG gtagtgagagccaataatcacactctgagctttattctccttgtctccatcaagctgagcttcctctctgtgtttctgttcctcggtcgccctgtggatataacctgcatgctccgGCAAACCTCCTTTgggatcaccttctccatagctgtgtcTTGTGTCCTGGCCAAGACTCTCATGGTTTGCTTTGCTTTTAAAGCCACTAAGCCTGGGAGTCCCTGGAGAAAATGGGTTGGAGTCAAGGTGGCCTACTGTATTGTTCTTTCTTGTTCAATTATCCAAATACTAATTAGTGTAATCTGGTTGACCATTTCTCCCCCATTCTTGGAGCTAAACTTTCTTTCTGAACCTGGAcaaatcatcattcagtgcaatgagggctcagccattggcttctatattgtcctctcctacatgggactgttggcatctgtgagcttcattgtagctttcttggctcggagcttaccggacagttttaatgaggccaagtacatc